CCGTGTATGTATGGGGCAAGGATATACGGGAGAGAACCGCCGTACCGGTATGAATATCTGCGACTGGTGCATCGGGATAACTGCCTGTATATGGAGAGAATTGGGTGTGTGCAGGAAGGAGTCGAGAAACCTAATGACATAACGCAATAGCAATAAAGCCATCGACATGACGCTTTTTCACAGGTCTTGATGAAAGAAGGAAAGACCACCGCGTGAAGGGAGGGGCCGGGGAGAAGCGACATGCAGGTGTAGCCGGGGTTTTATCCGGCAGGATAGAACATTATGGTTATATATCAAGGAGAGGAGGAATTACTATTGAAAGAAGATAGAAGTTTTCCGCGTGTAAAACTGGATGTCATTCTTTCAAGCGTAAAAAATCAACAAATCCAGACCGAAAATGTGAGTCAAAACGGTATTTGTATCATCACTGCGGAACCGTACAGCAACGGGAAGTATTTGAGCAGGATGTTGATGCTTCCCGGCGGCGAAGAGATCAATGTTCTGGGAAAGGTAGTGTGGTGCAACCGGTTCAACAATTATTACAAAAGCGGGGTTGAGTTTATCAGCATCAACAGTAATGATCGTGAAAAATTAAGAAAATATATCAAGAAGATGATAAAGAAGGAGAAAGGAGTAGTCTGCCGCTAATTCTATCCGGGAAGAAATTCCGGATAACGGGATGGTTGCCGCGGATGGATTTCCACCGCCGAATCCAGGGCAACTCACAACAGGATGCAATGTCCGACCGAAATCCCGGGGTTGGCTTATAAAGCGGTTTTTTCAACCGGGGCAGCCAACCCCTTTTTTACATACGATACTTCCGTTTACCCGCGATACACCGCTATTTTATATTTTTTACCGTCTCATCTTCCTGCAGCCTGCCCGTGACTAACCTGTTGACGACCGTCATGGCAATAATGATGAGAAAGACGAGGAGGGTGATGGCGCTTCCCTTCCCGTATCGCTGGGCCCGCTGGAGGAGCCACATGATGTAGAATGCCGATGTAAGTCCCGCGCTTCCCGTTCCCCCCATGTTGAGGTATCCGCCGGTGAGCATGTACGGATCGTCGAAAAGCTGCATCCCCCCAATAATACTCAGCGTGACTGCAAAGAAAATAATCGGTATAAGCAGCGGGAGTGTGATGTATATATGTTTCTGAAGGGTGTTCGCCCCGTCTATCTCGACAGATTCATACAACTCTTCCGGAATCGCCTGAAGTCCGGCAAGGTAAATGACCGTATTCCACCCGATATACCGCCAGTTTACCATGATCGCTATCGAGGGCTTTATATACTCCTTGTTCCCCAGCCAGTCGATTCGCGGTAACCCGATCGCCTCGAAAACATAGTTGAGAAGGCCGAAATTGTTTCCGAAAACGTAATTGAAGATAATGGCGACGGAAACGGCGCTTGTTATAAAGGGGAGGAAATAGGCCGTTTTAAAAAAATCCCTTCCCTTGAGCGTCTTGTTGTTGAGGATAATCGCCAGGGGAATCGCGATTATGTGCTGTGTAAACGAACCGAAAAGAAGCAGCCACCCTGTATTATAGAGGGATTGCCAGAAAAATTTGTCTTCAAAGAGAAGCTGTCCGAAATTCCTGAGTCCGACAAACTCCATCGGTCCCATGCCGCTCCATTTTTGAAGGGAAAGGAAAAACGCGAAAATATTCGGGAAGAATCCGAATATCAGGTAAAGAAGGACGAAGGGGGATAAAAAAAGATACGGCGCAAGGTGCTGCTGATTGAGACTCAATCTGGCAAGCAATCTCGGCACACGAATGGTTTGTTTTTTTTTCATTCGGTTCCTCCTATCCTTTCAGGCTTCCCGCGAGAAAATTGGAGATGATTTTTTTCGAGAAAAGAATGAAGACAAGCAGAAGCGGGATAATCGCCAGCGCGTTTCCGAGCATTTTGGCCCCGTAGCCCTGACCCGCGATTTCCGCTTTCAACTGAAACGCGGAGAGTGCGGGCGGTATCGTTCTCATTTCTTCTTTTGTCAGCATGAGAAGGGCCCAGAGAAAATTGTTCCATGAGCCGACAAAGGTTATCGTTCCCAGAACCGCGATACCCGGCATCGAAAGGGGGAACCCTATTTTCAGGAGAATCCAGAACTCGTTCAGGCCGTCGATCCGGGCCGCGTCCATCAGGTCCGACGGTACCGTTGTCGTGATGAACTGTGTCATGAGGAAAATGCCGAAGGCGTTCGCCATGCCCGGAATGAACATTGGCCAGTAGGTGTTGAGCCACCCGAACCAGAGCATGAGTCTGTATGCAGGAATAATTCCGAGGAGTGGGGGAATCATAAGGGTAAGCAATATAAAGGAAAAGAAAAACGACTTTCCCTTGAAATTATATTTTGCCAGGGCGAATCCGCCCATCGTACAGAAAAATATAACCGTCGATGTCTGCAATACGGCGATAATGACACTATGGAAAAAATTGAGGGCAAAGGGTATCTGTTCGAAAAGGATACCCCAGTTGACGAGAAGTTTGTCACCGGGAGTGAATGGGGGCGGGATACTGAATATGGTTTTGAGGTCCCTGGTCGCGAGAATAAAAACATCATAAAAGGGAAATGCGAAAATGACGAGAAGCAGCGTGAGAAAGATGTATAAAATGGTCCTTCGTATGTAAAATCCTGTTTTCCTCAATAACATGTTCTTCATCGATTACTCCTTAATGGCATTAAGGTTTTGATGCGCGTCGATTTCAAGTATAGCATAAACGATATCGTATGGCCAGATCATTTTACTTAAAAATATTTTATCCTATTTTATGTCGATTTTTTCCTGGCCTTCCCAATCCTCCGGCACCCCCGTTTCGGCGTATTCTCTCGCGCGGTCCCGGTACAACCGGGCCGCCCTGTCGTATGAATCGATGTCGAGAACGGAATCGAAATATTTCTCCGCGAGGACGAAGTCCCTGCTCAAATAGGCGAGAAGGCCTTTTTCAAAGAAATCCTTGGTTTTCTGTTTGATCTGCCCGCTTTCGCTGTTATCGAAGATTTCATAGATGGGAACCGAATCGCGCTTCCCCTTTACCTGCACATGCCCCAGGAAGCGGTAAAAATAAATGCTCGGGTCCTGGAGTGAAAAAAAGATCGATGAACTGATGATGATCGAACCGCCGTACGCCTTTGTCAGGGCCTCGAGGCGCGCGGCGACATTGACCGAGTCCGAGATAACCGTGCCTTCGATCCGGTATTCGTCGCCGATTGTGCCGAGCATGATCGGACCGTTATGAATCCCGATGCCGATCTGGATCGGCGAATATTTCGATTTGACGCGGAATGTGTTGTACGTGGCGACCATCTTTTTCATTTCGAGCGCCGCCTTCAGGGCGTCTTCGGGATTGCCGGGAAAAATCGCCATGATCCCGTCCCCGATGTACTTGTCGATGTAGCCGTTGTATTTTCGTATCGACGGGCCCATTTTCTCGAAATAGGAGTTGAGAAAATTGAAATTCTGTTTCGGCGACATGCTTTCGGAAAGCGACATAAACGAGCGTATATCGCAGAACATGATCGTCATATCTCGCTGGATCTGGTCGCCACGTTCCACCTCGACGATCGAATCACGGCCGAGAAGGCGAAGAAACCCGTTCGGAACGAACCTGCTGTAGGCGATATTGATCTTGGCGAGCTGGACGTGGGTTTTTATCCGCGCGATCAATTCCGATTTGTGAACCGGCTTCGAGATGTAGTCGTTGGCCCCGGCGGACAGACCCTCGACGAGGTCCGATACGAGGTTTTTCACCGTAAAAATGATAATCGGCAGCTGATGTTTTTCGAATTTCTCCCTGATCTTTTTGCAGACGAGATACCCCGACATTCCGGGCATCATGACATCGAGGAGAACAATATCGAAGGTGTCTTCCTGAAGCCGCTTGAGGGCGTCTTTTCCGCTCAAGACATGGACGAGTTCGAACTGATCCGGATCGAGCTGGGTCTTGATGACCTCATGGTTCACCTGTTCGTCGTCGACGATGAGGACCTTTATCGCTTTTGCCGTAAGAACGAGGGTTTCGGTATCTTCGACCGGAATCAGGTCGCCCTCGTATTCGCTCATATCGACGAACCGGGAGGCCTTTATCTCATCCTCCTCCCGTTGCTGGACCTTGCTTATGGGAATGGAAAAGGTAAACGAAGAACCCCTCCCCACGACGGAATCGACGGTTATCGCGCCGCCCTGGAGTTCGATGAGCTGTTTTGTAATCGAAAGGCCGATGCCCGTTCCTCCGTACGGCCGCGAGAGGCTCGTGTCGACCTGTTCGAATGATTCGAATATACGGTCGAGCTTGTCCGGCGGAATCCCGATACCCGTATCGGTGACGGTAATAAAGGCTTCCGAACCTCTTTGTTCAGCGGAAACGGTGATCCTGCCCGATTCCGTGAATTTGATCGAATTACCGATCAGGTTGTGCATTATCTGCTGCAGCCGCGTTTCGTCGCCATAAACAAAAGGGAAATCCTTCGGGATATTGTTTTCAAGCGAAATATCCTTCTGCGCGACCATTGGCCGCGAAAACACGAATACCACGTCGCATACCTCCCGCAGATCGACCGGTTTTTTCTGAATCACCAGTTCTTTCTTTTTCATTTTCGAGAAATCGAGAATATCGTTCACCAGATTGGCGAGTCTCCTGCCGCTCGATATGATCAGTGATATGGTCCTTGCCTGTGTGTCATTAAGTTTTCCGCTTGTCCCTTCATAAAGCGATTCGGCCAGTCCGATTATCCCGTAGAGGGGGGTGCGAAGCTCGTGGCTGGTGTTCGCGAGGAAGGCGTCCTTGAGTTTGTCAAGAGAAACGAGTTTTTCCGAAAGCCGTTCGACCGATGTCAGGGCTTCGAGGAAACGAAGCGAGAGAAGCACCGACTGGAAGAAAATGAATATAAACAGACCTACGGAAAGAAAGTAACCGATTTTCAGAATATTGAAATAATAGAGGATATCATTGACCGCCGTCGCGAAGAAAATGAGAAATCCGATGAGAAAAATCAACGCACCTTTGTGTTTTTTTGCGATACCGATGAGGAGCCCCGCGATAATCGCCATTCCCACCGCGATGATGCAGAGCTGATAGAACGGCATGATTTCCGAATACACGTGAACCGGAAGCAGTACGACCGAAAAACTGAAGAGGCCGCTTATTCCCATGAAGACATAGTTCAGGTACCTGTACCATGTATACGGATAGAGGGAGTGAAAATAGAGAGAAAAGCAGACGGCGGCAGCCGGCACGGTGAGGAATTCTGTGGCCAGCAGGAAATGGTACAAACCGGGAAACATGGTATAAAGAAACCGTTCGCCCATTAAAATGGTTCTCAGACTCAAGGACAGGCAGAAAAGCCCGAAAAAGAGGGGCCCCTTTTCCTTTTTTCTCAGAAAAAAGAGGGCAAGATGATACAGCCCCATAATGAGAAAACTCCCGAAAAGAATCATTTCCATGGCAAGATTACGGGAACGCAGCTGTTCGATCTGTATTTTCCGTCCCATGACAATCGGTGTAAAACCGCCGTGCCTGTCGCTGAAATTGCTGATTTGAAGAATAATGGTAAACCCGCTGCGCTGCGGCGTAAAATATTCGGCCCGCGGAAGAATATCCGGTTTGTGTGTTTCCGCCGTGGTACCGATCGTTCCGCTCTGGATCAGAAGTATATCGTCGATATAAAGGCGGTAGGCGGTATCGATCTCCTTGACGTATATTCCGATGAGTCCGATACCGGCTTTGTGATCGACCCTCATTCTGAATGTCGCGCAACCGAATACCGGATAGATTTTTTTTATATCTTTCTGTTCGTTCCAGAATCCCGGGCCATGGAAATAGCCGGTCATCTGCGGTCTTTCTCCTCCGGTAAAATCTCCGGGTGAAAGCAGTCGGTTCCAGTAGAACTCCCATTCTCCTTTCAGCGATACGGGGCTGTCCATATTGAAATCGATATTTTGAAGGTCAAGGACCCCCCGTTGCGCTTCAATATCTTCCCCGATACCGGAATCGCATCCGGAAAACGCAAGGAATATGAGGATTACGGGAAGAAATATGACGAGATTCCCCTTATTCATCGACGGCACCCCCCTCAAACACTCTTACTATTGTATCGACTAAAAAAAAAAGAAAAAGCAGTCATTGTTTGTCAGTAAGGTAATAAAAAAACCGGTATCCGGCGAGCTATAGCATCTGCTTTTGTATCGCCAAAAGATTCATCCGCGTGACGGTTACGGTTCATAGTATAGTTCAGCCTGGGATGAATTTCAAATTAAAAACCGGTCCGGGATATTCCGCCGGAACGGCCGCCCCGTTATCCTCCGTCTGTTTTCATACGGGAGAAACGCCCGGTTGCCGGACGGACGGCAACCGGGCTTCAAACGAGATCGTGAGT
The nucleotide sequence above comes from Spirochaetales bacterium. Encoded proteins:
- a CDS encoding PilZ domain-containing protein, whose protein sequence is MVIYQGEEELLLKEDRSFPRVKLDVILSSVKNQQIQTENVSQNGICIITAEPYSNGKYLSRMLMLPGGEEINVLGKVVWCNRFNNYYKSGVEFISINSNDREKLRKYIKKMIKKEKGVVCR
- a CDS encoding sugar ABC transporter permease translates to MKKKQTIRVPRLLARLSLNQQHLAPYLFLSPFVLLYLIFGFFPNIFAFFLSLQKWSGMGPMEFVGLRNFGQLLFEDKFFWQSLYNTGWLLLFGSFTQHIIAIPLAIILNNKTLKGRDFFKTAYFLPFITSAVSVAIIFNYVFGNNFGLLNYVFEAIGLPRIDWLGNKEYIKPSIAIMVNWRYIGWNTVIYLAGLQAIPEELYESVEIDGANTLQKHIYITLPLLIPIIFFAVTLSIIGGMQLFDDPYMLTGGYLNMGGTGSAGLTSAFYIMWLLQRAQRYGKGSAITLLVFLIIIAMTVVNRLVTGRLQEDETVKNIK
- a CDS encoding carbohydrate ABC transporter permease, translating into MKNMLLRKTGFYIRRTILYIFLTLLLVIFAFPFYDVFILATRDLKTIFSIPPPFTPGDKLLVNWGILFEQIPFALNFFHSVIIAVLQTSTVIFFCTMGGFALAKYNFKGKSFFFSFILLTLMIPPLLGIIPAYRLMLWFGWLNTYWPMFIPGMANAFGIFLMTQFITTTVPSDLMDAARIDGLNEFWILLKIGFPLSMPGIAVLGTITFVGSWNNFLWALLMLTKEEMRTIPPALSAFQLKAEIAGQGYGAKMLGNALAIIPLLLVFILFSKKIISNFLAGSLKG
- a CDS encoding response regulator: MNKGNLVIFLPVILIFLAFSGCDSGIGEDIEAQRGVLDLQNIDFNMDSPVSLKGEWEFYWNRLLSPGDFTGGERPQMTGYFHGPGFWNEQKDIKKIYPVFGCATFRMRVDHKAGIGLIGIYVKEIDTAYRLYIDDILLIQSGTIGTTAETHKPDILPRAEYFTPQRSGFTIILQISNFSDRHGGFTPIVMGRKIQIEQLRSRNLAMEMILFGSFLIMGLYHLALFFLRKKEKGPLFFGLFCLSLSLRTILMGERFLYTMFPGLYHFLLATEFLTVPAAAVCFSLYFHSLYPYTWYRYLNYVFMGISGLFSFSVVLLPVHVYSEIMPFYQLCIIAVGMAIIAGLLIGIAKKHKGALIFLIGFLIFFATAVNDILYYFNILKIGYFLSVGLFIFIFFQSVLLSLRFLEALTSVERLSEKLVSLDKLKDAFLANTSHELRTPLYGIIGLAESLYEGTSGKLNDTQARTISLIISSGRRLANLVNDILDFSKMKKKELVIQKKPVDLREVCDVVFVFSRPMVAQKDISLENNIPKDFPFVYGDETRLQQIMHNLIGNSIKFTESGRITVSAEQRGSEAFITVTDTGIGIPPDKLDRIFESFEQVDTSLSRPYGGTGIGLSITKQLIELQGGAITVDSVVGRGSSFTFSIPISKVQQREEDEIKASRFVDMSEYEGDLIPVEDTETLVLTAKAIKVLIVDDEQVNHEVIKTQLDPDQFELVHVLSGKDALKRLQEDTFDIVLLDVMMPGMSGYLVCKKIREKFEKHQLPIIIFTVKNLVSDLVEGLSAGANDYISKPVHKSELIARIKTHVQLAKINIAYSRFVPNGFLRLLGRDSIVEVERGDQIQRDMTIMFCDIRSFMSLSESMSPKQNFNFLNSYFEKMGPSIRKYNGYIDKYIGDGIMAIFPGNPEDALKAALEMKKMVATYNTFRVKSKYSPIQIGIGIHNGPIMLGTIGDEYRIEGTVISDSVNVAARLEALTKAYGGSIIISSSIFFSLQDPSIYFYRFLGHVQVKGKRDSVPIYEIFDNSESGQIKQKTKDFFEKGLLAYLSRDFVLAEKYFDSVLDIDSYDRAARLYRDRAREYAETGVPEDWEGQEKIDIK